A part of Paenibacillus sp. sptzw28 genomic DNA contains:
- a CDS encoding AraC family transcriptional regulator, giving the protein MYRLLIADDEALEREGLEWIVKRMMPDTFEVLHAENGRIAIERAEEFRPHIIMMDVNMPGIQGLAALREIKERLPDTKMVLVTAYDYFAYAKEALSLGVKEYIVKPASREQVVTILKQLVDELDREKNKRAEELSLLDKVSQLLPLVENELALMFMVDQVMDADAGQLSEWLDFPLDQGAAIVVAFPDFANSQDKKRMYDIIRSFTKTQDSVSVVSSLIDRHMAIFMTKSPGIRDNSWTMEMKQFGEKLCALTGRQQGLTVSIGIGTARSGYEGLRKSYFEAVFASTYFEESGRVCLFDELRREEHGYSSRQTGHNPANDDTARQSYVISALQRIREDRERQTLTVLDRAKGFIQGRFTEDLSLEEVAEFVHLNPHYFSKVFKQQVGETFIDYVTGLRIDRAKELMASEDLSLKEVCYEVGYKDPNYFSRVFKKVTGVTPTEFRGGQTK; this is encoded by the coding sequence ATGTACCGGTTATTGATCGCTGATGACGAGGCGCTGGAGCGGGAAGGGCTGGAATGGATCGTTAAACGTATGATGCCGGATACGTTCGAGGTGCTGCATGCCGAGAACGGACGGATAGCAATTGAACGGGCGGAAGAATTTCGTCCTCATATTATTATGATGGATGTGAATATGCCCGGCATTCAAGGACTCGCCGCCTTGCGGGAAATCAAAGAACGTCTTCCTGATACGAAGATGGTGCTGGTGACGGCCTATGATTATTTTGCCTATGCCAAGGAGGCGCTTTCGCTCGGCGTGAAGGAATATATCGTGAAACCGGCCAGTCGCGAGCAGGTAGTAACGATTCTAAAGCAGCTTGTGGACGAGCTGGACCGGGAGAAAAATAAACGCGCGGAAGAGCTCTCGCTGCTGGATAAAGTATCTCAGCTCCTGCCGCTGGTGGAAAATGAGCTTGCCTTGATGTTTATGGTCGATCAAGTAATGGACGCCGATGCCGGGCAGCTTTCCGAATGGCTTGATTTCCCCCTCGACCAGGGCGCCGCCATTGTGGTTGCTTTTCCGGATTTCGCAAATTCGCAGGATAAGAAGAGAATGTACGATATAATCAGGAGCTTTACGAAGACGCAAGACTCAGTCTCCGTTGTCAGCTCGCTGATCGACCGTCATATGGCAATTTTCATGACCAAATCACCGGGCATCCGCGATAATTCATGGACAATGGAAATGAAGCAGTTCGGGGAGAAGCTGTGCGCTCTCACCGGGCGGCAGCAGGGCTTGACGGTTTCCATAGGCATCGGCACTGCCCGAAGCGGCTATGAAGGGCTGCGCAAATCATACTTTGAAGCGGTGTTCGCATCCACATATTTTGAGGAAAGCGGACGGGTATGCCTCTTCGATGAGCTAAGGCGCGAGGAGCATGGATATTCATCCAGGCAAACGGGGCACAATCCCGCAAACGATGATACAGCCCGCCAATCCTACGTCATCTCCGCGCTGCAGCGAATCAGGGAGGATCGAGAGCGTCAAACCTTAACCGTTCTTGACAGGGCGAAGGGTTTTATCCAGGGAAGGTTTACCGAAGACCTCTCTCTCGAGGAGGTTGCAGAATTCGTCCACCTTAACCCGCATTACTTCAGCAAGGTGTTCAAGCAGCAGGTTGGCGAAACGTTCATCGACTATGTAACCGGTTTGCGGATTGACAGAGCCAAAGAGCTAATGGCATCGGAAGACCTCAGTCTTAAGGAAGTTTGCTACGAGGTTGGTTATAAGGATCCCAATTACTTCAGCCGGGTATTCAAAAAAGTGACCGGCGTCACGCCGACCGAGTTCCGCGGCGGTCAAACAAAATAA
- a CDS encoding sensor histidine kinase, with protein sequence MLQSIRFKLSLLFFAAVVVPVVALVIALPSYYHKLIVSQALTLTEGTLTALTFEIETYLDDLDRMTITPYMNDDVMRALKDKSTFQWELLTPYEQWYADQQLYATLPNYFRNLRQDILGTILLPMDGSVYVTSPNGYSNQAVKGFPFEKQDWYKQALKADGDVAFISVHDQNYLQGGGSKVFSVARLIKDPDTQRPLGVIMADADTVVLQRMIRGIKPTSGSIAAVLDDKKKLIYSSSPLSTDMQRELAAGYKVLSDSEDSYSVVGKTVSRSNWRIVMLFPESVIKGQLRSIYRIGFLFILAGLLIGLLLYFTVTRWLVTPFKQMVRVMKRVQLGDLQTFYPLRGKDEVDQLGKHLNTMISRLGELIDREFRAVLERRNSEYRALQAQIQPHFLYNTLNSFIGLNRTGQSILLERAILSLSGMLRYTLEHIDTVTIKAEMDFLAKYCELQRIRFAEKLNLRIECDPRAEKVPIPKLLLQPIVENSLIHGIEPSESACTLTIEALISTAASGESGESGKSWVDIRITDNGIGFDPDGARAGVGLANVRERLKFAYESAELNMQTGIGRGTVVHIRIPLKDVNGE encoded by the coding sequence ATGCTGCAATCAATCCGATTTAAATTGTCGCTGCTTTTTTTTGCTGCGGTTGTCGTACCCGTGGTCGCGCTCGTTATTGCGCTTCCTTCGTATTACCACAAGTTGATTGTCAGCCAGGCGTTAACGCTCACGGAAGGGACTTTAACTGCACTGACGTTTGAAATCGAAACCTATTTGGACGATCTTGACCGGATGACGATTACGCCTTATATGAACGACGATGTTATGAGGGCGTTAAAGGACAAATCGACCTTTCAATGGGAATTGCTCACACCCTATGAACAGTGGTACGCGGATCAACAGCTGTATGCGACGCTGCCGAATTATTTCAGAAATCTGCGTCAGGATATATTGGGCACGATTCTGCTGCCAATGGACGGCTCCGTGTATGTTACATCACCGAACGGCTATTCAAATCAGGCGGTCAAGGGTTTTCCGTTCGAGAAACAGGACTGGTACAAACAGGCGCTTAAGGCGGACGGCGACGTTGCATTCATAAGCGTCCATGACCAGAATTATTTGCAGGGCGGAGGATCGAAGGTGTTTTCCGTCGCCCGCTTGATCAAGGATCCTGATACGCAGCGGCCGCTCGGAGTCATTATGGCCGATGCGGACACCGTCGTGTTGCAGCGCATGATCCGCGGGATCAAGCCTACATCCGGTTCGATCGCCGCTGTATTGGACGATAAGAAGAAATTGATTTATTCCAGCAGTCCGTTGTCGACGGATATGCAGCGTGAATTGGCGGCCGGTTATAAGGTGTTGAGTGATTCGGAGGACAGTTATTCGGTGGTAGGCAAAACGGTAAGCCGTTCTAACTGGAGAATCGTCATGCTTTTCCCCGAATCGGTCATTAAAGGGCAGCTTAGGAGCATTTACAGGATCGGATTTCTCTTTATATTAGCCGGCTTGCTGATCGGCCTTCTGCTTTATTTCACGGTAACACGCTGGCTGGTTACACCGTTTAAACAAATGGTCCGGGTGATGAAGAGGGTGCAGCTCGGAGATTTGCAAACGTTCTATCCTTTGCGGGGAAAAGACGAGGTTGATCAGCTGGGCAAACATTTGAATACGATGATTTCCCGGCTCGGGGAGCTTATCGACCGTGAGTTTCGCGCTGTGCTGGAGCGGCGCAACTCCGAATACCGGGCGCTGCAGGCGCAAATTCAGCCGCACTTCTTGTACAATACCTTAAACAGCTTCATCGGTTTAAATCGTACCGGACAAAGCATTCTTCTTGAACGGGCGATCTTGTCGCTGAGCGGCATGCTCCGCTATACGCTCGAACACATAGACACAGTGACGATTAAAGCGGAGATGGATTTCTTGGCCAAATATTGTGAGCTTCAGCGCATCCGCTTCGCGGAAAAGCTGAACTTGCGCATTGAATGCGATCCCAGGGCCGAGAAAGTGCCGATCCCGAAGCTGCTGCTTCAGCCGATCGTCGAGAATTCGCTCATCCACGGTATTGAACCCAGCGAATCAGCTTGCACCTTGACTATTGAAGCTTTAATAAGCACGGCTGCGAGCGGCGAGTCCGGCGAATCGGGCAAGTCCTGGGTGGATATCCGAATCACGGACAACGGAATAGGATTCGATCCGGATGGCGCACGTGCAGGAGTTGGGCTCGCCAATGTTCGAGAACGCTTGAAATTCGCATATGAGAGTGCCGAATTGAACATGCAGACGGGAATCGGCCGCGGAACGGTCGTCCATATTCGAATTCCGTTAAAGGATGTGAACGGAGAATGA
- a CDS encoding sugar porter family MFS transporter, whose product MNPTIDKTGDQVSMKFVTLVSIVAALGGLLFGFDTAVVSGAIGFMQDRFELNEVQVGWAVSSLIVGCIAGAAASGVLSDKFGRKKVLIAAAILFIIGSIGSAVPDTFSGYIIARIIGGLGIGITSTLCPLYNAEIAPAKYRGRLVALNQFATVTGIFLVYFVNSGIAGYGNDAWDVSTAWRWMFGVGVLPGLLFLVLLFFVPESPRWLIKQGKPALALPILLRIHGEQLAKQEVMDIKASFNQESGSLRQLFKPGLRIALLVGVMLAILQQVTGINAIMYYAPRIFEETGAGTNASLIQTILVGLINFLFTILAVWLIDKVGRKALLLVGSASMTVCLAVIGIAFQTGYTSGPLVLIFILLYVASFAISLGPVVWVLLSEIFPNRIRGRATAIASMALWTADYVVSQSFPPMLSGAGPAVTFWIFGFMSLFTFIFTLRVVPETKGKTLEQIEALWSSPKTQALIPGKEVIPNGDTQFS is encoded by the coding sequence GTGAATCCAACTATAGACAAGACCGGCGATCAGGTAAGCATGAAGTTTGTTACACTCGTCTCAATTGTAGCCGCGCTCGGCGGATTGCTGTTCGGTTTCGACACAGCTGTTGTGTCCGGCGCAATCGGTTTTATGCAGGATCGTTTCGAACTGAATGAGGTACAGGTGGGCTGGGCGGTATCCTCCTTAATAGTCGGCTGTATTGCCGGAGCCGCAGCCTCGGGCGTGCTCAGCGACAAATTCGGACGGAAGAAAGTATTGATAGCTGCAGCTATCCTCTTTATTATCGGCTCCATTGGCTCTGCTGTACCCGATACATTCTCGGGATACATTATTGCCCGCATTATCGGCGGACTCGGAATTGGGATTACCTCTACGCTGTGCCCGCTCTATAATGCGGAGATCGCACCGGCGAAATACCGCGGCCGACTTGTTGCGCTCAATCAGTTTGCTACGGTAACCGGTATTTTCCTAGTCTATTTCGTCAATTCTGGCATCGCCGGCTACGGCAACGATGCATGGGATGTCTCCACGGCCTGGAGATGGATGTTCGGCGTGGGTGTGCTGCCCGGCTTATTATTCCTTGTACTGCTTTTCTTCGTACCCGAAAGCCCCAGATGGCTAATCAAGCAGGGTAAACCCGCCCTGGCGCTGCCAATTCTGCTCCGCATTCACGGTGAACAATTAGCCAAACAAGAAGTGATGGATATTAAGGCATCGTTCAATCAGGAGAGCGGTTCTCTCCGGCAGCTGTTTAAACCGGGGCTGCGCATCGCTTTACTTGTGGGCGTCATGCTCGCCATTCTTCAGCAAGTAACGGGAATCAACGCCATTATGTACTACGCCCCCCGAATTTTCGAGGAAACGGGAGCCGGTACCAATGCCTCGCTGATCCAAACGATTCTGGTCGGCCTGATTAATTTTCTGTTCACGATTTTGGCCGTTTGGCTTATTGATAAAGTAGGCAGGAAGGCGCTGCTGCTTGTCGGTTCAGCTTCGATGACCGTATGTTTGGCGGTTATCGGTATCGCATTTCAGACGGGATATACCTCCGGACCGCTGGTTCTTATCTTTATTCTGCTCTATGTTGCCTCTTTCGCGATTTCGCTCGGTCCGGTCGTTTGGGTGCTGTTATCCGAAATTTTTCCGAACCGCATCCGAGGCAGAGCCACCGCCATTGCTTCGATGGCGCTGTGGACGGCTGATTATGTCGTTTCCCAGTCGTTTCCACCGATGCTGAGCGGCGCAGGACCGGCCGTAACATTCTGGATTTTCGGCTTTATGTCCTTGTTTACTTTCATCTTTACATTGCGCGTAGTTCCCGAGACGAAGGGGAAAACGCTGGAGCAAATCGAAGCCTTATGGTCTTCCCCAAAAACTCAGGCCCTTATACCGGGCAAAGAGGTTATCCCGAACGGGGATACGCAGTTCAGCTAA
- a CDS encoding sulfite oxidase-like oxidoreductase: protein MQHKERVPPGQRQTEGFPVLHYGEIPYYRDMSKWDLRLFGLVEQEATISYAEIMKLPRNEFSNDIHCVTAWSKLDNVWEGIRIAEIMSKVKLLDSAKYVMLHAEHGWTTNLPLEDFLRETSFLAIKHNGELLTPEHGYPVRMVVPHLYFWKSAKWLRGIEFMESDKPGFWEQNGYHMYGDPWQSQRYDYD from the coding sequence ATGCAGCATAAAGAGCGTGTACCGCCGGGTCAGAGGCAGACGGAAGGCTTCCCCGTGCTTCACTACGGCGAAATCCCCTACTACCGCGATATGAGCAAATGGGACCTTCGTCTATTCGGCCTGGTGGAGCAGGAAGCGACGATATCGTATGCGGAGATCATGAAGCTGCCGCGGAATGAATTCAGCAATGACATCCATTGCGTCACAGCCTGGTCCAAGCTTGACAATGTATGGGAAGGTATCCGTATTGCCGAAATTATGAGCAAAGTGAAGCTGTTGGATTCCGCCAAATATGTAATGCTGCATGCTGAGCATGGCTGGACCACCAACCTGCCGCTCGAGGATTTTTTGCGAGAGACTTCATTTCTTGCGATCAAGCATAACGGCGAATTGCTGACACCCGAGCACGGCTATCCTGTCCGCATGGTCGTACCGCATCTGTACTTCTGGAAGAGCGCCAAATGGCTGCGCGGCATCGAATTTATGGAGTCGGATAAGCCGGGCTTCTGGGAGCAGAACGGTTATCATATGTATGGAGACCCTTGGCAGTCTCAACGCTATGATTATGATTAA
- a CDS encoding carbohydrate ABC transporter permease, with protein sequence MSKNKKFWLTLLSAVICLIHILPFYILITTAFKADDDLSSKWEFPGYWYLDNFINAWNQADLASAFRNNIIVTAVSVALIVLVGSIAAYPLARRQTSWNKFIYALFVSALIVPPLTILVPLYKYMVDIGGMNTYWGIILLHVTFNLPMTIFLYTGFISTIPRELDEASMIDGAGRFTLFYRIILPLLKPITATVIIFTGVAVWNDYQFSVFFLQKPELRTFTVALASFFGSYSNEIGWVAAGSLIGALPMVVTYLFLQRYFISGLSSGAVKG encoded by the coding sequence ATGAGTAAAAACAAGAAATTCTGGCTCACGCTCCTGTCGGCGGTAATATGTCTCATTCATATCCTCCCGTTTTATATATTGATCACGACGGCATTTAAAGCCGATGACGATTTAAGCTCCAAGTGGGAGTTCCCGGGCTATTGGTATTTGGATAATTTCATAAACGCCTGGAATCAAGCCGATTTGGCGTCCGCATTCCGCAATAATATCATCGTAACAGCAGTTTCCGTTGCGCTGATCGTCCTTGTCGGCTCGATTGCCGCATACCCGTTAGCCCGGCGCCAAACGAGCTGGAACAAATTTATTTATGCGTTGTTCGTATCCGCATTAATCGTACCGCCGCTGACGATATTAGTGCCGCTGTACAAATATATGGTTGACATCGGGGGTATGAACACCTATTGGGGGATCATACTGCTGCATGTCACGTTCAATTTGCCAATGACGATCTTCCTGTATACCGGATTTATAAGCACGATTCCTCGGGAGCTGGATGAAGCTTCGATGATTGACGGGGCTGGGCGCTTCACATTGTTCTACCGGATCATTTTGCCCCTGCTCAAGCCGATTACGGCGACTGTCATTATTTTCACGGGAGTTGCGGTTTGGAACGATTATCAGTTTTCCGTCTTTTTCCTGCAAAAACCGGAGCTGCGCACCTTTACCGTCGCATTGGCCAGCTTCTTCGGCTCATATTCCAACGAGATCGGCTGGGTCGCAGCGGGTTCGTTAATTGGCGCACTCCCGATGGTGGTTACCTATTTATTCCTGCAAAGGTATTTCATTTCCGGGCTGTCGTCCGGGGCTGTTAAAGGGTAA
- a CDS encoding carbohydrate ABC transporter permease, which translates to MQASHAQPVNKGYFRKLVHSGALLNLLYLPALILFIIFIFYPFLKGIQISFTNWDGYNQNYKWIGFSNYARMLGDPDMTTVIKNTVIYGVGSTVFQNVIGLLYALFLNTSIRTRGFVRTVIYLPVIVSALIMGYIWYFFFQYDGGAINDILLLFKDQPANLLGDPKINVWIITFVNTYQYLGIAMVLFLAGLQSIPKDYYEAATIDGAGPLSRFFRVTWPLLAPSFTVSMVLNLIGGLKLFDVIVAMTNSGPGYASASLSSMMYLLYFGREDAGYASTIGVLMFVMISVVSITALILLRRREVAS; encoded by the coding sequence ATGCAGGCTTCACATGCTCAGCCGGTGAACAAGGGGTATTTCAGAAAACTCGTCCATAGCGGAGCACTGCTGAATTTGTTGTACTTACCGGCGCTTATCCTGTTTATCATTTTTATATTTTACCCTTTTCTGAAAGGGATTCAGATTTCTTTCACGAATTGGGACGGATACAACCAGAATTACAAGTGGATCGGATTCAGCAATTATGCCCGCATGCTTGGCGACCCGGATATGACAACCGTCATAAAAAATACCGTTATATATGGGGTGGGCAGTACCGTTTTTCAGAATGTGATCGGCCTGCTTTACGCCCTTTTTCTGAACACGAGCATTCGTACCCGCGGCTTTGTCAGAACGGTCATTTATTTACCGGTCATTGTAAGCGCGCTTATTATGGGCTATATATGGTACTTTTTCTTTCAATATGATGGTGGTGCGATCAATGATATTTTGCTGTTGTTCAAGGATCAGCCTGCCAACCTGCTCGGCGACCCGAAGATTAACGTATGGATTATTACATTTGTCAACACGTATCAGTATCTCGGCATCGCCATGGTACTCTTCCTCGCCGGTCTGCAATCCATCCCGAAAGATTATTACGAGGCGGCGACGATTGACGGCGCCGGCCCCCTATCGCGCTTCTTCCGCGTAACGTGGCCGCTGCTCGCACCGTCGTTTACCGTGAGCATGGTGCTTAACTTGATCGGCGGACTGAAACTATTCGACGTCATAGTAGCGATGACGAACAGCGGTCCAGGCTATGCTTCGGCCTCACTTTCTTCAATGATGTACCTGCTTTACTTCGGCAGAGAAGATGCCGGTTACGCGTCAACAATCGGCGTCCTGATGTTCGTGATGATTTCCGTAGTCAGCATTACTGCACTTATTTTGCTAAGAAGACGGGAGGTCGCGTCATGA
- a CDS encoding response regulator, with protein MKLVIADDESLIRASLASMIRDMDSAWSIVGEATNGEELLELIAEHKPNIAIVDIRMPKLDGLEAIRAAKAVSPLTNWIILSGFSDFAYAQQALKLGVSEYLLKPVAPAELEKTLLHIYRDNKDYITLLNQQCENHLFALCNGLSSLNYEDRDSMLYNGRFIGSIFILDSQQTASGAAALEREFYEELRRLSDQYLVYGMNLALLSLPGGELAAVAAWDQEKGNAGEEHVIRFLEKVKDSALRRCNEAVMMTVLKTEECSGFEALNSQLEQLMQWSEIRALCGIGRSLAYRELQKEAVIPDKLEAARLLTSIVEQFQNQLHLQAQNSVCCFKTKLHKSRLCDDMSTREAARLFIRYTLGIELTGEAPTSQLVEELHKFGERMLRETKEPVPANLTDQVIQYIHEHYMDDIGIGQIAGELNVSANYLSTLFHKTTGITFVKYLTQIRMYKAKELLLNTNLQIKQVAKQVGYYSTRHFTKLFTEMFGRYPSDCRSIDNNAIEQPS; from the coding sequence ATGAAGTTGGTCATTGCCGATGATGAGAGCCTCATCAGAGCAAGCTTGGCGAGTATGATCAGGGATATGGATTCGGCCTGGAGTATTGTCGGAGAGGCGACGAACGGCGAGGAACTGCTTGAACTGATCGCGGAACATAAACCGAATATCGCAATTGTGGACATTCGCATGCCGAAGCTGGACGGACTAGAGGCAATACGCGCAGCCAAAGCTGTTTCCCCGCTCACGAATTGGATCATTCTGAGCGGTTTTTCCGATTTCGCTTATGCGCAGCAGGCGTTGAAGCTTGGCGTATCGGAATATCTGCTCAAGCCTGTCGCTCCGGCCGAATTGGAGAAGACGCTGCTGCACATATACCGGGATAACAAAGACTATATCACACTGCTGAATCAGCAGTGTGAGAACCATTTGTTTGCGCTCTGCAACGGACTTTCTTCACTTAACTATGAAGACCGGGACAGCATGCTCTATAACGGGCGGTTTATCGGCTCGATATTCATTCTTGATTCGCAGCAAACTGCAAGCGGCGCAGCTGCCCTGGAACGGGAATTTTATGAGGAACTGCGGCGGCTGTCGGACCAGTATCTTGTCTATGGCATGAATTTGGCGCTGCTCTCTCTACCTGGCGGCGAGCTCGCTGCAGTCGCGGCCTGGGATCAGGAGAAAGGTAATGCCGGTGAAGAACATGTCATCCGTTTCTTGGAGAAGGTGAAGGATTCGGCGCTGAGACGCTGCAATGAGGCAGTAATGATGACCGTGTTGAAAACAGAGGAATGCAGCGGTTTTGAAGCGTTGAATAGTCAGCTTGAGCAGTTGATGCAGTGGAGCGAGATTCGCGCCCTTTGCGGCATTGGCCGAAGCCTCGCTTACCGGGAGCTGCAGAAAGAAGCAGTCATCCCGGATAAGCTCGAGGCGGCCAGGCTGCTCACTTCAATCGTTGAGCAATTTCAGAACCAGTTGCATCTGCAGGCTCAAAATTCGGTGTGCTGCTTCAAAACCAAGCTGCATAAATCCCGTCTTTGCGATGATATGAGCACTCGGGAAGCTGCCCGTCTGTTCATACGATATACGCTTGGGATCGAACTGACGGGAGAGGCGCCGACTTCGCAACTGGTCGAAGAGCTCCATAAGTTCGGGGAACGAATGCTGCGGGAAACGAAGGAGCCGGTACCGGCGAATTTGACGGATCAAGTCATTCAATACATCCATGAGCATTATATGGATGATATTGGCATCGGTCAAATAGCGGGCGAGCTTAACGTTTCCGCAAACTATTTGAGTACGCTGTTTCACAAAACAACAGGTATCACCTTTGTCAAATACTTGACTCAAATCCGCATGTACAAGGCAAAAGAGCTGCTCTTGAACACGAACCTGCAGATCAAGCAGGTGGCCAAGCAGGTCGGGTACTACAGTACACGCCATTTCACGAAGCTGTTTACAGAAATGTTCGGCAGGTACCCATCTGATTGCCGCAGTATCGACAATAACGCAATTGAACAGCCTTCGTGA
- a CDS encoding ABC transporter substrate-binding protein, translating into MRKMTFSMLTALLAIAIVLGGCSQRPSGSTDASGSGASPAAGDSSANASGDKIRLSVYSTINETKNQEMMKSIAADFMKENPNIQVDFQFPGSEYENILKVKMAANDLPDVFDTHGWAIIRYGKYLADLRDESWASQMTDTIKPVVTDKDGKVYALVLSEAKDGITYNADVLKKYNIEPPKTFEELMAASEKIKTESNGETSPFFMSGVDTGMIGGFLDQYATSLLISPEKNDAQSLLDGTFDWNKWTPLAQSLLDMKNKGYINKDVLTAKYSDLPQRFAQGKVAFVMGGPAFADDVYKVNPNVKIGYMPVTSMVAGDSQNFSGGERYTMGAWKDGKHLAEAKKLIAFFAKPENMSKIANATKLPSGLKDIKSQHEFTQYYEEFANIRVFPYFDRVYLPNGMWDVMCKTGAALLAGGVTPEQFSQKMKTEYERLRNQ; encoded by the coding sequence ATGAGAAAAATGACCTTCAGTATGCTGACAGCACTACTGGCGATTGCGATTGTGCTGGGCGGTTGTTCTCAGCGTCCGAGCGGATCAACAGATGCTTCCGGCAGCGGTGCCAGCCCGGCAGCGGGTGACAGCAGTGCCAACGCGAGCGGCGACAAAATCCGGCTCTCGGTGTACAGCACAATCAATGAAACCAAAAACCAGGAAATGATGAAAAGCATCGCCGCCGATTTTATGAAAGAGAATCCGAACATTCAGGTGGATTTTCAATTTCCGGGGTCCGAGTATGAGAACATTCTGAAGGTTAAAATGGCTGCGAACGATTTGCCGGACGTATTCGACACACATGGCTGGGCGATTATCCGCTACGGCAAATATTTGGCCGACCTTCGAGACGAATCGTGGGCTTCTCAAATGACGGATACGATCAAGCCGGTCGTAACCGACAAGGACGGCAAAGTATACGCTCTCGTTTTGAGCGAAGCGAAAGACGGTATTACTTACAATGCCGACGTTTTGAAAAAATATAATATCGAACCTCCAAAGACATTCGAGGAACTGATGGCGGCCTCTGAAAAAATTAAAACGGAAAGCAATGGCGAAACGTCTCCATTCTTCATGTCCGGCGTCGATACCGGCATGATCGGTGGATTCCTCGACCAGTACGCAACGTCGCTGCTGATCAGTCCGGAAAAGAACGATGCCCAAAGCTTGCTTGACGGCACCTTTGACTGGAACAAATGGACACCGCTTGCCCAAAGTCTTCTTGATATGAAAAATAAAGGCTACATTAATAAAGACGTGCTGACCGCCAAATATAGTGACCTGCCGCAGCGCTTTGCGCAAGGGAAAGTGGCCTTCGTCATGGGCGGCCCAGCCTTCGCGGACGATGTGTACAAAGTAAACCCGAACGTAAAAATCGGTTATATGCCGGTCACATCCATGGTTGCCGGCGACAGTCAGAATTTCTCCGGCGGTGAGCGCTACACGATGGGTGCATGGAAGGACGGCAAGCATTTGGCAGAAGCCAAGAAGCTGATCGCGTTCTTTGCGAAACCGGAAAATATGTCGAAGATCGCAAATGCTACCAAGCTGCCTTCCGGACTTAAAGACATCAAATCCCAGCATGAATTCACGCAGTACTACGAGGAATTTGCCAACATTCGCGTGTTCCCGTATTTTGACCGCGTATATCTGCCTAACGGCATGTGGGATGTCATGTGCAAAACTGGGGCCGCGCTTCTCGCAGGAGGAGTAACGCCGGAACAGTTCTCCCAAAAGATGAAGACCGAATACGAGCGTCTGCGCAATCAATAA